A genomic region of Leptospira mtsangambouensis contains the following coding sequences:
- a CDS encoding aminopeptidase, protein MPKPLPLLLIPLPCRIKKIPRIFSFLLIPLFLSGCLPYLFHLGKEQSSIILGREKIEEILKHQGLDSQTKQKLNLIREARIFAIGELALNEKGGFEYYTKLEREEIGWNVSASEALELKSYTWWFPIAGTVPYKGFFEKEMAVSLEKELKAEGFDTRIRPIGGYSTLGWFSDPVLSPQLKWPDYRLVGLVFHEMAHATAYLPGDSILNESYASYVEEKGIELYYTKKEGEKSANLEKFRKDKTRRAVTLDLLKKYAEELKTLYASPIETEQKRIQKNLIMVQFKEEVIQKKLVPEEKSKEFLAREWNNEDFLGALRYHSGEVSFESLFQKSDNNFQRFHEEVKKLFDLSEEERKKFLNQTR, encoded by the coding sequence ATGCCAAAACCCCTTCCACTTTTGCTGATTCCCCTTCCTTGTCGAATCAAAAAGATTCCTAGAATTTTCTCGTTTTTACTGATTCCTCTTTTTCTTTCCGGGTGTTTGCCATATTTATTTCATCTGGGCAAGGAACAATCTTCGATCATCCTGGGTCGTGAAAAAATAGAAGAAATTCTCAAACACCAAGGTTTGGATTCTCAAACAAAACAAAAATTAAACTTAATCCGAGAAGCAAGAATTTTTGCCATCGGGGAACTCGCGCTAAACGAAAAAGGTGGATTTGAATATTATACAAAATTAGAGAGAGAAGAAATTGGTTGGAATGTGAGTGCTTCAGAAGCTTTAGAATTAAAGTCCTATACGTGGTGGTTTCCCATTGCAGGAACAGTTCCCTACAAAGGTTTCTTTGAAAAAGAAATGGCTGTTTCACTCGAAAAGGAATTAAAAGCAGAGGGTTTCGACACACGCATCCGACCCATCGGAGGATACTCGACACTTGGTTGGTTTTCGGATCCTGTTTTGTCTCCCCAACTCAAATGGCCAGATTATCGATTAGTGGGACTTGTCTTTCATGAAATGGCACATGCAACTGCCTATCTTCCAGGAGATTCCATACTAAATGAGTCTTACGCAAGTTATGTGGAAGAAAAAGGGATCGAGTTATATTATACAAAGAAAGAAGGAGAAAAAAGTGCCAATCTGGAAAAATTCCGAAAAGATAAAACCAGAAGAGCAGTCACCTTAGATCTTTTAAAAAAATATGCTGAAGAACTAAAAACACTTTATGCTTCTCCAATAGAGACAGAACAAAAAAGAATTCAAAAAAACTTGATTATGGTTCAATTCAAAGAAGAAGTGATTCAAAAAAAATTAGTCCCCGAAGAAAAATCCAAAGAATTTTTGGCTCGGGAATGGAATAACGAAGATTTTTTAGGTGCACTTCGTTACCATTCAGGTGAGGTTAGTTTTGAATCTTTGTTTCAAAAATCTGACAACAACTTCCAACGATTTCATGAAGAAGTAAAAAAACTTTTTGATCTATCAGAAGAAGAACGCAAAAAGTTTTTAAATCAAACTCGTTAA
- a CDS encoding PD40 domain-containing protein, producing MTNVDFDYSAISKNYFSPTQSKPFPLTVQRGNNLYSSTTYDGRYLFYATDQKGNFDIWFRDLKSSVVVPVTNHPFSESKPSISPNGKYLVFVSEEFDSEGDLILLPMDIEEWTHELLKGNRFISDEFIQLTNKPNKKGEYTKGVVDTDPVWSPDGKTIYFISDRFTPGLPNICAIKLENQNQITQVTTKGATSPYVSADGNYIYYISYFEEPKGEVYRIGLQNSEIQRITNNSFLDFSPTVDPKSKNLYYASIRKDTNQNGKLDERDNSILVMKNLETGEERVLSSGETSNFDVRYSNFNGGSILFSASYFNAINIYFIPENGAIPKQPNIREQYQYAKTFSAGQSLDSYFLALDSVELFYSDDPLFSVYSARVAVLKYISLVRVGKKEEARIFFEAYRQKSALSQNQFALFLLHWEESKQNNRKFDFLYEIQSVPTSKWTKDSLAMLYHLYVDELEKDKKNILAFENLRFIYERFPDYHQIDEIKRRLGGYEFQPNSLKLSQLYKDMIQGWEQERARYLLNPTLPFSNNHKRDLRFLLEDVIQKISENRNSESILSYVDTLLVDPDTNQIQQYSMALKYLKAKALSDIRKFNESNAVLDSIIPIPIQVDLEPPGKPSIFETPSFIAEYKSPVLLRANLLKYYNQKSAGNTSDALRNLKIYLEFYDPILGVDLGEEDIQSAFFYFENKAVEFERIGDLLQSSFHYFFNNQNMFLVKTRNLYLDSLYKEYAIYYQRKMVDTIFLYGKKIREEEERALLNQLNILSKDKLNVVGNISGITSLLTDNELLRGVVDVKDFEKIEVLSEKALSWTELYYKQAVPRARPYLDLATLYGYSYYLINKYVTFESYYYSTGTMTDARKTEILENFKRAELELRWIIYADPTHYDAYQLLGWLYQYVDLIKMQENPNSGEVDSDVYETLYKKYFPDKNLEANIELYNQILVFLGDEYGDRKVLSDLNLNLGNNYFLLSNFPKANESYSKVEDVSVYLSVKNQFEGYKQEAIYRFNYGKSLIYQGQYKKASEQFSKSIDIYFKNEYYQSVNTYASDPNSFSLGKLNEIRSKLALLFSLKGLSELEFGNYEEAIASFQTAIAYNKDVKFISPVNLANYLAIAFQKIGRFRDSYQMLNLAEAEYKKNQESIITRFRKWSFLNVFFGDSFRVKGDGRFPGEFPNDFKYLLTLGIRIENHIEQEEYTAALSEIQTRNELITSKDLDETIIGKNILAKSRQVEAQIYQRSQLQVEAVEHYKELTDILFENQSNKGIENLFQNYGHSVFSLQESSNFSIETKRNLLDQFLKQLELWKQREVSNCTDSIEFCENQFRSNNPKFDIVYGTSLYYLSLHLEKEGKDFNQILGKAVEVMENPGLVDPRIIGLSNDPISRRTRVRAQLNLYSIYMKLGDIFLAEKKWKETSELAYEFRLDEEMFWANALRFKWEKFNSGSDKKTNHLVYGKDAFQTYQSNLNVRLFSPKHRLVDFLETYSETQLASNETKAFVNHWENFRSLELFRDLISAQFEFEDSKLNLYYQDLVKWVKGYRRLSNSISEKALKRESVVASLKQQTSEIQNLDVILDKIKQVSPERAPFLEPKRSATDLFLNGWIGFYPANGTNVFLYLQDGKLKADICNIQGDLGVCIPKIQNTYPTIQLIGTKANGGLVKSVLKEYHKSNIYPAIYFDRNHQELFSERTERRLKWVTIYGESEKRKQNQNVRTLPSGNLGVYLYDTDYLVTNRPLSNQTSLFGDEKSQVFPLREIFQGSGSEISMIGMNDTSFDTEKDWNLISKLFEVLRSKRVQNIVSITSKNSEDFSSMRLDEFAKDPNRLLLGNWKEFSISKDGLEKKAKQLIDEGFLKEKSKEFVDAYENYYTASTLLDDSDLLLPSLELKLAKLKTEIFPNVSKKTIFRPLWIKYSKSPFQNQIRYEYLVSCLSSKDKEDCKYNSSDFIGEEKDLYLGALEFYFQLRSGNVKEISVKNELRSKVESKEDPFLQAYRLGTLYIQNYMFYEAESETNKLTKLARTPKEKTVAKNRILEIYFHKGFLLGDKDIYLTSLTSTSAYNYGFKKDWKNFDEKVRSRDFTKFGYADSIYDSYRLRLYTAWKEQLQTGYFEPMSLTPEYLTNGESVLTKLSHLNRTLFYHLLLTSIPFQKNQEVNSLVELLLAEEAREGRSYRTLFFRLELAKALLLRGDFEMASSMVSKIQSIDKELGEGNKFWQEKWNDLKWKLDYLKNQPSAIQHLNPFLKLFQLAKTQKPEEYIGILNDFNRKNRGEFLSPELKEEYEFLFHYLLQQSLEKNSSESFFDLAIARDMFRFTSSRFSDVGLYVKHIPNFEIHSEKLKKKMVGKQEFHGIFDHGKKTYLLSFASGKSLGREMFSDNKSIYRESVRYFRSAESGNQEVILRESLVDKYRTSLRLNKTSRHYIYSSGIHAVVPMVLPDMEYYSVASIPDFITNQTIKIASISPKKTDVSVVGWKSSLENEISANLLLWETNGKKDSNAAFSVDFAEIGWCQNNYLCIGGIPLFDTSGRTGSVTKLYANQRIGTSAQYTNDFSGVAYYLARENPGLFVLHSGIQSGVHNLFFLKQFLQVSDLPKPLHVRLVEGKEAARNSTIDDRFWIGYKLYTSAMIED from the coding sequence ATGACGAATGTCGATTTCGACTATTCTGCCATTTCGAAAAACTATTTTTCACCAACTCAATCAAAACCTTTCCCTCTTACCGTTCAAAGAGGAAACAATCTTTATAGTTCCACAACATATGATGGAAGATACTTATTTTATGCAACGGATCAAAAAGGAAATTTTGATATTTGGTTTCGTGATTTAAAAAGTTCGGTTGTTGTGCCGGTGACAAATCACCCTTTTTCTGAATCGAAACCTTCTATATCACCTAACGGAAAGTATCTTGTGTTCGTGTCCGAGGAATTTGACTCCGAAGGTGACTTAATTTTATTGCCAATGGACATTGAAGAATGGACCCATGAATTATTAAAAGGTAATCGTTTCATTAGCGATGAATTTATTCAACTTACTAATAAACCAAACAAAAAAGGCGAATACACCAAAGGAGTCGTTGATACGGATCCAGTTTGGTCCCCTGATGGAAAAACTATCTATTTTATTTCAGATCGTTTTACTCCTGGTTTACCAAATATTTGTGCGATCAAGTTAGAGAATCAAAACCAAATCACACAGGTTACAACTAAGGGAGCTACTTCTCCTTATGTTTCTGCAGATGGAAATTATATTTATTATATATCATATTTTGAAGAACCCAAAGGCGAGGTTTACCGTATCGGTTTGCAAAATTCTGAAATTCAGAGAATCACAAATAACTCGTTTTTAGATTTTTCTCCTACAGTAGATCCTAAATCCAAAAATTTATACTATGCCTCCATCCGAAAGGATACGAATCAAAATGGGAAATTGGATGAACGCGATAATAGCATTCTTGTTATGAAAAATTTGGAAACGGGAGAGGAACGGGTTCTTTCTTCTGGTGAAACATCTAACTTTGATGTTCGTTACTCTAATTTTAATGGAGGTTCTATTCTTTTTTCTGCATCTTATTTCAATGCGATCAATATTTATTTTATTCCAGAAAATGGTGCCATTCCCAAACAACCGAACATCCGCGAGCAGTATCAATATGCAAAAACCTTTTCTGCGGGACAAAGTTTAGATTCATATTTTTTAGCTTTAGATTCGGTTGAGTTGTTTTACTCAGATGATCCTTTGTTTTCGGTTTATTCTGCAAGAGTAGCAGTCTTAAAATATATTTCTTTGGTACGAGTTGGGAAAAAAGAAGAAGCTCGAATCTTCTTTGAAGCCTATCGTCAAAAATCAGCACTCAGTCAAAATCAATTTGCTCTTTTTTTGTTACATTGGGAAGAATCCAAACAAAATAATAGAAAGTTCGACTTTCTTTACGAAATACAATCGGTTCCTACATCTAAATGGACAAAAGATTCTTTGGCAATGTTATATCATCTATATGTGGATGAATTAGAAAAAGATAAAAAAAACATCCTCGCTTTTGAAAATTTAAGATTTATTTACGAACGATTTCCTGATTACCATCAAATAGATGAAATTAAGCGAAGGTTAGGTGGATATGAATTCCAGCCTAATTCATTAAAGTTGTCACAACTATATAAGGATATGATTCAGGGATGGGAACAGGAGAGGGCCCGTTATTTATTGAATCCGACTCTTCCTTTCTCAAACAACCATAAAAGAGATCTACGCTTTCTTTTGGAAGACGTGATACAAAAAATATCAGAAAACAGAAACAGCGAATCAATTCTTTCCTACGTTGATACATTGCTTGTCGATCCAGATACCAATCAAATTCAACAATATTCAATGGCATTAAAATATCTCAAAGCCAAAGCATTGTCGGACATTCGAAAGTTTAACGAGTCAAATGCGGTTTTGGATTCTATTATTCCCATTCCCATTCAGGTGGATTTGGAGCCTCCAGGAAAACCTTCTATTTTTGAAACTCCTTCATTTATTGCCGAATACAAAAGTCCTGTTTTGTTGCGAGCCAACTTATTAAAATACTATAACCAAAAATCAGCCGGAAATACATCAGATGCATTACGAAACTTAAAAATATACTTAGAGTTTTACGATCCGATCCTTGGTGTTGATTTAGGAGAGGAAGATATTCAAAGTGCCTTCTTTTATTTTGAAAACAAGGCTGTTGAGTTTGAGAGAATTGGTGACTTACTTCAATCTTCTTTTCATTACTTCTTTAATAATCAAAATATGTTTCTTGTAAAAACAAGAAATTTGTATTTGGACTCTTTATACAAAGAGTATGCTATTTATTATCAACGAAAGATGGTGGATACTATCTTCTTGTATGGGAAAAAAATACGTGAAGAAGAAGAGCGCGCATTATTAAACCAACTTAATATTTTGAGTAAAGATAAACTCAATGTGGTCGGTAATATTTCTGGAATTACATCTTTACTTACTGATAATGAATTGCTTCGCGGTGTCGTTGATGTAAAGGATTTTGAAAAAATAGAAGTCCTCTCTGAAAAGGCTCTTAGTTGGACTGAATTATACTACAAACAAGCTGTGCCTCGGGCCAGACCATATTTGGATCTTGCTACTCTCTATGGATATTCGTATTATCTGATTAACAAATATGTAACTTTTGAGTCTTATTATTATTCTACGGGCACAATGACCGATGCTCGTAAAACAGAAATCTTAGAAAACTTCAAAAGAGCAGAATTAGAACTTCGTTGGATCATTTATGCAGACCCTACGCACTATGATGCTTATCAACTACTCGGTTGGTTGTATCAGTATGTAGATTTGATTAAAATGCAAGAGAATCCAAATTCTGGTGAAGTTGATTCTGATGTTTATGAAACTCTTTATAAAAAGTATTTTCCAGATAAAAATTTAGAAGCAAATATTGAACTTTATAATCAAATTTTAGTTTTTTTGGGAGATGAATATGGGGACCGTAAGGTTCTTTCCGATCTTAATTTAAACCTAGGAAACAATTATTTCCTTTTGAGTAATTTCCCAAAAGCAAATGAAAGTTATAGTAAAGTAGAAGATGTGTCTGTTTATTTATCTGTTAAAAATCAATTTGAAGGATATAAACAAGAAGCAATCTATCGATTCAATTATGGAAAATCTTTAATTTATCAAGGACAGTATAAAAAAGCTTCCGAACAATTTTCTAAATCAATAGATATTTATTTTAAAAATGAATACTACCAGTCGGTAAACACATATGCTTCCGATCCGAATTCTTTTTCTTTAGGCAAATTAAATGAAATTCGATCAAAGTTAGCTCTCTTATTTTCATTAAAAGGTCTATCTGAGTTAGAATTTGGAAATTATGAAGAAGCCATCGCTTCCTTTCAAACTGCCATTGCCTACAACAAAGATGTGAAGTTTATTAGTCCAGTGAACTTGGCAAATTATTTGGCGATCGCATTTCAGAAGATTGGTCGTTTTCGTGATTCCTATCAAATGTTAAATTTAGCAGAAGCTGAATATAAAAAAAATCAAGAATCGATCATTACACGGTTTCGAAAATGGAGTTTCCTAAATGTGTTTTTTGGAGACAGTTTCCGGGTGAAAGGTGATGGTCGATTTCCAGGTGAGTTCCCGAATGATTTTAAATACCTATTAACACTGGGAATTCGAATTGAAAACCATATCGAACAAGAAGAATACACTGCGGCCCTTTCGGAGATCCAAACAAGAAACGAATTAATCACCTCTAAGGATTTAGATGAGACAATCATTGGTAAAAATATTCTCGCAAAATCAAGACAAGTAGAAGCACAAATTTACCAAAGAAGTCAGTTACAAGTGGAAGCAGTTGAACATTATAAAGAACTAACTGACATTCTTTTTGAAAACCAATCAAACAAGGGAATCGAAAATTTATTCCAAAATTATGGACACTCAGTTTTTTCCCTTCAAGAATCATCAAACTTCTCGATAGAGACCAAACGTAACTTGTTAGATCAGTTTCTGAAACAATTGGAACTTTGGAAACAAAGAGAAGTTTCTAATTGTACAGATTCGATTGAGTTTTGCGAAAATCAATTTAGATCAAACAATCCCAAGTTTGACATTGTATACGGAACCAGTTTGTATTATCTTTCTCTGCATTTAGAGAAAGAAGGAAAAGATTTTAATCAAATTTTAGGAAAAGCCGTTGAGGTTATGGAAAACCCCGGTTTAGTCGACCCTCGGATCATCGGTTTGTCAAACGATCCGATTTCTAGACGAACGAGAGTTCGTGCGCAATTGAATCTTTATTCCATTTATATGAAGTTAGGTGATATTTTTTTAGCAGAGAAAAAATGGAAAGAAACCTCTGAACTAGCTTACGAATTTAGATTAGATGAAGAGATGTTCTGGGCGAATGCGCTGCGATTTAAGTGGGAAAAGTTTAATTCAGGATCGGATAAAAAAACTAATCATTTGGTTTATGGAAAGGATGCTTTCCAAACGTACCAATCCAACTTAAATGTTCGTCTTTTTTCTCCTAAACATCGATTAGTTGACTTTTTAGAAACATATTCGGAAACACAACTGGCATCAAATGAAACAAAAGCATTTGTCAATCACTGGGAAAACTTTAGAAGTCTTGAGTTGTTTCGAGATTTGATTTCTGCGCAATTTGAATTTGAAGATTCAAAATTGAATTTATATTACCAAGATTTAGTAAAGTGGGTTAAGGGATATCGTAGACTCAGTAATTCAATTTCTGAAAAGGCATTAAAACGCGAATCTGTGGTTGCTTCTTTGAAACAACAAACATCGGAAATTCAGAATTTAGATGTCATTCTTGATAAGATAAAACAAGTGTCACCGGAACGTGCACCTTTTTTAGAACCAAAACGTTCGGCAACTGATTTGTTTTTAAATGGTTGGATTGGATTTTATCCTGCGAATGGTACGAATGTTTTTCTTTATTTACAGGACGGGAAATTAAAAGCAGATATTTGCAATATACAGGGAGATTTGGGTGTCTGTATTCCCAAAATACAAAACACATACCCAACCATCCAGCTCATCGGAACGAAGGCAAACGGAGGTTTGGTGAAATCCGTTTTGAAAGAATACCATAAATCAAACATATACCCTGCAATTTACTTCGATAGGAATCACCAAGAATTATTTTCTGAAAGAACTGAACGTCGACTGAAGTGGGTGACTATCTATGGTGAAAGTGAAAAGAGAAAACAAAACCAGAATGTACGAACCCTCCCTTCTGGTAATTTGGGTGTTTATTTGTATGACACCGATTATCTGGTAACAAATCGTCCTCTTAGTAATCAAACTAGTTTGTTTGGTGATGAAAAATCTCAAGTCTTCCCATTACGTGAAATATTCCAAGGAAGTGGATCTGAAATTTCCATGATTGGAATGAATGATACAAGTTTTGACACAGAGAAAGATTGGAATTTAATCAGTAAACTCTTTGAAGTACTACGTTCAAAACGAGTTCAGAATATAGTTTCTATAACGTCGAAAAACAGCGAAGATTTTTCCTCTATGAGGTTAGATGAGTTTGCAAAAGATCCGAATCGTTTACTTCTCGGAAATTGGAAAGAGTTTTCTATTTCTAAGGATGGTTTAGAAAAAAAAGCAAAACAACTCATTGACGAAGGATTTTTAAAAGAGAAATCGAAGGAATTTGTAGATGCTTATGAAAATTATTATACCGCATCTACATTGTTAGATGATAGTGATCTGCTTTTGCCAAGTTTAGAGTTAAAACTGGCAAAATTAAAAACGGAAATTTTCCCCAATGTTTCCAAAAAAACAATTTTTAGGCCTCTTTGGATAAAATATTCTAAATCACCATTTCAAAATCAAATTCGATATGAGTATTTGGTTTCTTGTCTTTCTTCTAAGGACAAAGAGGATTGTAAATACAATTCCTCTGATTTTATCGGTGAAGAAAAGGATTTATATTTGGGTGCTTTGGAGTTTTATTTTCAACTCCGAAGTGGGAATGTAAAAGAGATTTCGGTCAAAAATGAACTTCGATCGAAAGTGGAATCAAAAGAGGATCCTTTTTTGCAAGCCTATCGTCTGGGTACTTTATACATCCAAAACTATATGTTTTACGAGGCAGAATCAGAAACAAACAAACTAACTAAACTTGCTAGAACCCCGAAAGAGAAAACAGTCGCCAAAAATCGTATTTTGGAAATATACTTTCACAAAGGATTTTTGTTAGGTGATAAGGATATTTACCTTACATCACTTACTTCCACTTCAGCTTATAATTATGGATTTAAAAAGGACTGGAAAAATTTTGATGAAAAAGTTCGTTCGCGGGATTTTACAAAATTTGGATATGCAGATTCCATTTATGATTCATATCGATTGAGATTGTATACCGCTTGGAAAGAACAACTCCAGACGGGATATTTTGAACCTATGTCCTTAACTCCAGAGTATCTTACTAATGGTGAATCGGTGTTAACGAAACTTTCACATTTAAACCGAACTTTGTTTTATCATTTGCTTCTGACTTCCATTCCATTCCAGAAGAACCAAGAAGTGAATTCCTTGGTTGAGTTGCTACTTGCCGAAGAAGCAAGGGAAGGGCGAAGTTACAGGACACTTTTTTTTCGCCTAGAGTTGGCGAAAGCTTTATTGCTCCGTGGGGATTTTGAAATGGCCTCGTCTATGGTTTCAAAAATTCAATCCATAGACAAAGAGTTAGGCGAAGGAAACAAGTTTTGGCAAGAAAAATGGAATGATTTGAAATGGAAACTTGATTATCTGAAAAACCAACCTTCTGCGATTCAGCATTTGAATCCTTTTTTGAAATTGTTCCAGTTGGCAAAAACCCAAAAACCTGAAGAATACATTGGTATCTTAAATGATTTTAACCGCAAGAATCGAGGGGAGTTTTTAAGCCCTGAATTGAAAGAGGAATATGAGTTTTTATTCCATTATCTTTTACAACAAAGTTTAGAAAAAAATAGTTCTGAAAGTTTTTTTGACCTAGCGATTGCTCGCGATATGTTCCGATTTACCTCTAGTCGTTTTTCTGATGTTGGTTTGTATGTAAAACACATCCCAAATTTTGAGATACATTCTGAAAAATTAAAGAAAAAGATGGTCGGTAAACAAGAGTTCCACGGAATTTTTGATCATGGCAAAAAAACGTATTTATTGAGCTTCGCATCGGGTAAGTCTTTAGGGCGAGAGATGTTTTCTGATAACAAATCAATCTATAGAGAGTCTGTCAGGTATTTCCGATCTGCAGAATCAGGAAACCAGGAAGTAATCTTGCGAGAGTCTTTGGTTGATAAATATAGAACCAGTTTGCGACTCAATAAAACAAGTCGTCACTATATCTACAGTTCAGGTATCCATGCAGTGGTGCCTATGGTATTACCAGATATGGAATATTATTCTGTTGCTTCTATCCCAGATTTTATCACAAACCAAACAATCAAAATTGCTTCTATATCTCCTAAAAAAACAGATGTATCCGTTGTGGGTTGGAAGTCTTCTTTAGAGAACGAAATTAGTGCTAATCTTTTGTTATGGGAAACCAATGGAAAAAAAGATTCCAATGCAGCATTTAGCGTTGATTTTGCGGAGATCGGTTGGTGTCAGAATAATTATTTATGTATTGGTGGGATACCTTTGTTTGATACTTCCGGTCGAACTGGAAGTGTTACTAAACTATATGCAAACCAAAGAATTGGAACATCCGCCCAATATACAAATGATTTTAGTGGAGTCGCATACTATCTCGCTCGTGAAAATCCTGGGTTGTTTGTATTACATTCTGGAATTCAATCAGGTGTTCATAATTTGTTTTTTCTAAAACAATTTTTGCAAGTGAGTGATTTGCCAAAACCATTGCATGTTCGATTGGTAGAAGGAAAGGAAGCGGCTCGGAACTCTACAATCGACGACCGCTTTTGGATTGGCTATAAGTTATATACTTCTGCCATGATTGAGGATTAA
- a CDS encoding S1C family serine protease has product MERKTSIPPVVYINFALVFVLLFAIFFPEIRSAVTKLFASPKPISSSKQSQAIQIQTSFRNVYREAQQFVVSIRTKKTEMIFHPYAFGESREDRISSIGSGFIIDERGFVVTNYHVIKNAEIIEIIMSDGRIFPARYVGSHERADIALLKIPSNDRFTPAFLGNSDEIEVGDWAIAVGSPYGLEKTFTVGVVSAKSREDLDETGQTHIQTDTAINPGSSGGPLLNIYGEVVGINRMIRSSSGASAGIGFAIPISYAKRVLRQIEQNVGQNIRPATLGVMATAPLPDHRRSLGIPGETVGVLVYDIEPNSSAEKGGLRRYDFIEGANGLQIRHINDLREQVGLVGLGGVLRLKILRDTQEMELSIPLVEAAYKKGQ; this is encoded by the coding sequence ATGGAAAGAAAAACTTCGATTCCGCCAGTCGTCTACATTAACTTTGCCTTAGTTTTTGTACTTTTGTTCGCCATCTTCTTTCCTGAGATTCGATCGGCTGTCACAAAACTATTTGCATCTCCAAAACCAATTTCTTCTAGCAAACAAAGCCAGGCCATTCAGATACAAACTAGTTTTCGCAATGTGTACCGCGAAGCCCAACAATTTGTGGTTTCGATTCGGACAAAAAAAACAGAGATGATTTTCCATCCTTATGCTTTTGGCGAAAGTAGAGAAGATCGAATTTCTTCCATTGGCAGTGGATTTATCATCGATGAAAGAGGGTTTGTTGTCACAAACTACCATGTCATCAAAAATGCAGAGATCATCGAAATCATCATGTCGGATGGTCGCATTTTTCCGGCACGTTATGTGGGAAGCCATGAAAGGGCGGACATTGCTTTGTTGAAAATCCCAAGTAACGACCGTTTTACTCCCGCTTTTTTAGGAAATTCGGATGAAATTGAAGTAGGGGATTGGGCTATAGCGGTTGGCTCACCTTACGGACTCGAAAAAACATTTACTGTGGGTGTGGTATCTGCCAAATCGCGAGAAGATTTGGACGAAACAGGACAAACCCATATCCAAACGGACACAGCCATCAATCCAGGTTCCAGTGGTGGCCCACTTTTGAACATATATGGAGAAGTGGTCGGGATCAATCGTATGATTCGTTCTTCCTCTGGAGCGAGTGCAGGTATTGGATTTGCAATTCCCATTAGTTATGCCAAACGAGTTCTTCGCCAAATCGAACAAAATGTAGGGCAAAACATTCGGCCGGCCACTCTGGGTGTGATGGCCACAGCCCCACTTCCTGACCACAGACGTTCTTTGGGAATTCCGGGAGAAACCGTGGGTGTTTTGGTCTATGATATCGAACCGAATTCTTCTGCAGAAAAGGGAGGGCTTCGGCGGTATGACTTTATTGAAGGAGCCAATGGCCTCCAAATCCGTCATATCAACGATTTACGAGAACAAGTCGGACTTGTTGGTCTCGGAGGCGTCTTACGGTTGAAGATATTACGGGATACCCAAGAGATGGAATTATCGATCCCTTTGGTCGAGGCCGCCTATAAAAAGGGCCAGTAA